From Paenibacillus sp. PK3_47, the proteins below share one genomic window:
- a CDS encoding IDEAL domain-containing protein, whose translation MIRLDTKDIVNITKKQIAAIFKMEPVELRFVNDFQGEQYLLTNDKLHLSNKQYWAKVMDCVFDNHVRPVLMCEVLYFLRNEFLESDIKLCFSYDFAEGANGAATATAEVSFNDSPDLAPEEIEELIDFALALQDKQWFEELTSKYKQLTA comes from the coding sequence ATGATCAGATTAGACACGAAGGACATCGTGAATATCACCAAAAAACAAATTGCCGCTATTTTTAAAATGGAGCCGGTCGAGCTGAGATTTGTTAACGATTTTCAGGGTGAGCAGTATCTCCTGACAAATGACAAGCTGCATCTCAGCAACAAGCAGTACTGGGCAAAGGTAATGGATTGTGTCTTTGACAATCATGTCAGACCGGTCCTGATGTGCGAGGTGCTCTACTTCCTGCGCAATGAATTTTTGGAGAGCGACATTAAGCTGTGCTTCTCTTATGATTTTGCAGAAGGAGCTAACGGAGCCGCTACGGCAACCGCTGAAGTCAGCTTCAATGATTCCCCGGACCTTGCGCCTGAAGAAATTGAAGAGCTGATTGATTTTGCATTGGCCCTGCAGGACAAGCAATGGTTCGAGGAACTGACCTCCAAATACAAACAATTGACCGCGTAA